AGCCCACCAGCCCCTGCTCCTCGGCGGCCCACCAGGCGAAGCGGAGGGTGTTGACGTTCCTGACCTTGCTCATCTTCTGGGCGAGCTCGATCAGGGCCGCGGACCCGGACCCGTTGTCGTTGATCCCCGGTCCCTCGGTCACCGAGTCGAGGTGGGCGCCTGCCATGACCACGTTGTCGTCGTTCTTGCCGGGCTTCTCGGCGATGACGTTGTAGTCGATGCGGGTCTCCGGCTCGAGCACGTCGACGAAGGCCGTCGAGCCGGGCTGGGCCAGCGCCTCACCCTGGGCGAAGCTGGCTCCCACGACGGGGATGCCGTGCTGCACGGACGTGCCGTCGGTGAGGGTCGAGGCGTTGGCGACGATGAGTCCCTCGCGGTCCGGGGTGTTGCCCTGGTTGAAGATGATGACCGCTTCCGCGCCCGCCTGCTCGGCGAAGAACGCCTTGTCGCCGAAGTTGCAGGTGCCGCGCTGGGTCAGCGCGATGTCGGCCGGTCCGGAGAAGTCGAGGCCGGCGAAGTCGGCGGCCTCACAGCCGCTGCTGCTCGCGCGCGGGGGCGTCAGGTTGATGTCGACGGGGATGACGCTGCCCGTCACGGTGCCGAACCCGCTGCCCGTGAAGGCGCCCGACTCGTACTCCGCGTTCACCGGCGTGAGCTGCTGCAGCGTCACCGGGAAGTTGTAGGTGGACTCGACCGGGTCGAGCGTCACCGTCCAGCCGGCCTTCGTCAGGGTGCGCTTGACGTAGTCGACGCTCCCGGCGTACCCGGCCGTGCCCGCGGCGCGGGTCCCCGGGTAGTTGGGGTCGTCGTTGGCGTCGGCGATGGCCTGGAACGCCTCGACGTGCTCCATCACTCCGTCGGCGCTGATGCACTTGAGGAGCTTCTGGTAGGTGTTGTTGTTCTGCTTGTCGCAGGACTTGGCGTGTCCGCCACGGTCGGGCTTCGGTTTGGCCTCGGCCGTCTGGGTGCTGAGTGGTACGAGTGCCGCGAGCAGCACCGTGGCAGCCGCGGCGGCCACCGCCCGGGTCCTGGTGCGCGCGCGCGGTGACGCAGTTCGA
This genomic interval from Nocardioides euryhalodurans contains the following:
- a CDS encoding M28 family peptidase, whose protein sequence is MTRRTASPRARTRTRAVAAAAATVLLAALVPLSTQTAEAKPKPDRGGHAKSCDKQNNNTYQKLLKCISADGVMEHVEAFQAIADANDDPNYPGTRAAGTAGYAGSVDYVKRTLTKAGWTVTLDPVESTYNFPVTLQQLTPVNAEYESGAFTGSGFGTVTGSVIPVDINLTPPRASSSGCEAADFAGLDFSGPADIALTQRGTCNFGDKAFFAEQAGAEAVIIFNQGNTPDREGLIVANASTLTDGTSVQHGIPVVGASFAQGEALAQPGSTAFVDVLEPETRIDYNVIAEKPGKNDDNVVMAGAHLDSVTEGPGINDNGSGSAALIELAQKMSKVRNVNTLRFAWWAAEEQGLVGSESYVANLPQEERDRIASYVNFDMIGSPNFIYGVYDADESSFPAPAGVPIPDGSAALEDLFEIFFTWQGIPYEDSEFSGRSDYQAFIFNGIPASGLFTGAEVPKTDEQEAIWEGVAGESYDPCYHQACDSLTPVADGADADVYAELGAENDLEGNVSLEALGVNSDAIAFTVLTLAYSTEDVNGVPGKRVPGSRGLDLPEPGGPEGTVGSDGGDQHDHVGPAS